The nucleotide window atatatatatatatatatatatatatatatatatatatatatagtgtaatTGCTCATGAAGTATTaccatgttttaaatgttttgttgtgACGACTTCTGAATGAACGTATTTCTTTTCTATTACCAGGAAATCTGCAGCTGCACATAGACACTATCTACTCTGTCCAGTTTGTTTGAGGACCCAAGACTCTCTATCCTGTCACCTGCGCAGAGTCTGCATGAAGGATAAGACACCACCAGTGATCCTAGAGGTGGTTGAAAAGGCCAAGAAAGATGTGTGTGACCTCCTGAAGAATGGACGGGCTTTTAGTTATGCAGTCCTGAAGCAAATCGTCTCATCACCAAATCCAATCGAAGGATTGATTGAGGAGCTGAAATACCATCACTTGTTTGTGACAGgagtccctcctcctctgcccattGGTAATCCAAGGTTGGTCACCGAAACCCTTTCTGAATGCCCTGGGGAGGCACCCGGAGAGACAGAGCCATCTGATGTGGAATCTTGCGGCAGCAATGAGCTTTTTCAATGTAGACAAGAGAAAACGTATACCAAAGACAAAATGGTGAAAGCGAAGGATTTAGGCATTTTGAAAAAGCATTCAGCAGATCATCCATTGCTCAAGCGCTTTGCAGACTACCTAAAGAATGATTACGAAAATGCAAAGTACCAACAGGAGGTTGACACTGTTTCCCGGTACCTGTATTTTGCTGATCCTACGGAACCATCTTTGAAGTTTGTCAATGACAGAGAGAAGCTCAGAGACTTCCTGGGTCAACAGGCTAAGGCAGGGTATAAGGCACAAACATCAGGAAATTACATCAAGTGCTTGAAAAGGTTCTTGGAGTTCCACTTGACAAGGACCGGCTTGAGACAGGATGACAGGGAGCTCTACAAGCAGTGCACGTTATATTTGAGTTTTTTAACTTCTTCACAGAGTGTCCTCTCTAAGCAAGCGAGCAAAGAAATTGTGCAAAAGAGGCATGCCTTGTTGTTTGACAAAAGTCAACCCACACCTCGTGAATGCTTGGCTGTTCTTGATAAAGGTGAAGGTGACTTAGTGAAAATCATGAATCAACTTGATGACAGTTCTTCTTCCTCCCTGAGTAGGACTGAGTGCATATTTGTGCTATACTATCTTGAGGCAATTGTCATACTAAGACACTGCCAACGGCCATGTGTGGTGCAGAGCATGAAGGTGAGTGTTACTGCTCTATTGTGCTCTTATGTGCTCTATTGATAAATTTACCCTGACATTTTAGCCTTACATTTCCTAATCAATGGCATATCCTCTTTTTGTTACAGGTCAAGGAATGGCTTGAACGGAAACACGCAGATGATGATTCAATCGTTTTTGTAAAGGACCACAAGACGGCTGCACATTTCTCAATTGTCCTGTccaagaaggaggaggcgtggttTGAGAAATATTACAACAAAGTGCGGCCACAGCTCCTTGCTGGCGAAAGGAAACGTAAGCGAGATGAGCAGGATGAAAAGGATGGAGatgattttttctttgtgtcctCCCGCGGTAAGCCAATTAACAATGCAGCTGGTGATCTGATAAAGCTCCAGCAAAAGTGCAACGTCCCCCAGGTGAGCAGCCAGGTTGTACGGAGGGTATTTCAGACAGCAGCTAACCGCCTGGATGACCCTCAGAAGAAAGCAGTTTTTGACTACCTGGGATGAGGACTCCAAAATCGTACCATGACCCGTTTGGTGAGATGTTTCATATGTTTTTTAGTGGATCAATTCTTGGCATGTATGGATAAACTCTGAATATGATGCGTGGCCTTTGACctttggggggtggtggggcggCGGGTGACTCCTAAAGCTTACAGGGCATCTGCCTTCAGAGACACATATGACATGTCCCTgtttggtgaaatgtttcatctgtgtgtttgtttgtgctgatgGCTCTTTAAAGGATAGGGATGAGGACTCCAAAAGCGTGAAATGACCCAttttggtgaaatgtttcatatgtgttttttagtgctgatttttgtttttgttgtgtagctGTTTTGCAACTTGTTCTAGCTTGTGTAACTTAAATTGAGGTTCTGTGGTGATATCCTGTTTCTTATCTTTAGAGATATATCAATTAAAAATCTTATTCATTCTAGAGGACTGCTGAGGTTTCTCTCATTTTGGTAAACTTCAACACActtgcagactttttccaagattggctttttttccaaagacagagatacactttcaagatattttattaacatttgcacttcacattttgattcatcatttcaatcacacattccccaaggtctggaaaataaataattgtgtctgtacataaatggatgcatttcattcacacacagagcaactgtGGAACTGCAATGCATTTTTGGATAATTTCTTCAAGTGAAACCAGTTTGACTGGTCCTTCCACAAAAGATGTGAAACCAATTTGAATGGCCCATTTACAATTTCTGAAGCAGCACATGACTAAAGGGGTGGGGCTTAGTGTATTctccaaccgcaccactcagtccgattaggg belongs to Gadus morhua chromosome 13, gadMor3.0, whole genome shotgun sequence and includes:
- the LOC115556646 gene encoding uncharacterized protein LOC115556646, which encodes MKDKTPPVILEVVEKAKKDVCDLLKNGRAFSYAVLKQIVSSPNPIEGLIEELKYHHLFVTGVPPPLPIGNPRLVTETLSECPGEAPGETEPSDVESCGSNELFQCRQEKTYTKDKMVKAKDLGILKKHSADHPLLKRFADYLKNDYENAKYQQEVDTVSRYLYFADPTEPSLKFVNDREKLRDFLGQQAKAGYKAQTSGNYIKCLKRFLEFHLTRTGLRQDDRELYKQCTLYLSFLTSSQSVLSKQASKEIVQKRHALLFDKSQPTPRECLAVLDKGEGDLVKIMNQLDDSSSSSLSRTECIFVLYYLEAIVILRHCQRPCVVQSMKVKEWLERKHADDDSIVFVKDHKTAAHFSIVLSKKEEAWFEKYYNKVRPQLLAGERKRKRDEQDEKDGDDFFFVSSRGKPINNAAGDLIKLQQKCNVPQVSSQVVRRVFQTAANRLDDPQKKAVFDYLG